The stretch of DNA GCTGATCATGGTTGGTTAAAAAGTTTTCACACTTTTAGCTTCGCTAATTATTACAATCCCGATAGAGTAAATTTTGGAGTATTGCGCGTTTTAAACGATGACACTGTTTCATCAGGAATGGGTTTTGGAACGCATCCTCACGAAAATATGGAAATCATTTCTATTCCACTTGAAGGAGATTTAGAACACAAAGACAGCATGGGAAACACCACTGTTATTAAGCATGGTGACATACAAGTAATGAGTGCAGGAACTGGTGTAATGCATAGTGAATATAATAAAAACAAAGACTCACTAGTAAAGTTTCTTCAAATTTGGGTTTTCCCAAACAAACGAAATGTAACACCTCGTTATGATCAAATTACATTAAATGTTGAAGACCGACATAATAAGCTGCAACAAATACTATCACCCAATGCTGATGATACCGGAGTTTGGATTCATCAAAACGCTTGGTTTCACATGGGAAATTTTGACAAAGGTTTTACAACCGATTACAAAATTCACGATACTAAAAACGGGCTATATGTTTTTGTTTTAAAAGGAAACGTTACGGTTGGTGAACAAAATTTGGAAACTAGAGATGGTTATGGAATCTGGGATTTTGATTCAGTTAAAATCACTGCGGATTCTGACGCTGAACTTCTATTAATGGAAGTACCTATGTATTAATTACAAAACTAAATATTAACAAAAAAATTATATTATGGCTAAGACAAATTGGACTATTGACACAACCCATTCAAAAGTGGGTTTTAAAGTTAAACACATGATGTTTACTAATGTTTCAGGAAAGTTTAATACTTATGGAGGTTCTTTTGAAACTGAAGATGATGATTTTACAAATGCTTCAATAGTATTTACAGCTGATACAAATTCTATTGATACTGCAAATGTTGACCGTGATAACCATTTAAAAAGCGCTGACTTTTTTGATGCGGAACAATTTCCAAAATTAACTTTTAAAGTAACCTCTTTTGCCCCTAAAGGAGACGACTATGAAGTAACTGGTGATTTAACTATTAAAGATGTTACGAAAAGTGTTTCTTTCCCAGCAGAATTTAGTGGATTAATGAAAGACCCTTGGGGAAATACTAAAGCAGGATTAAATGTTTATGGAAAAATTAACCGTAAAGAATTTGGTCTAAACTGGAACGCTGCTCTAGAAACTGGAGGGGTACTAGTTGGAGAAGACGTTAAACTTGAAGTTGAATTACAACTTTTAAAACAATAAATTATTTTTCATAATAAGTAGTTTTTGGTTTCGTAGTGAAAAACACCACATTATAAAATGCGGTGTTTTTTATTTTTTAAAAGAAACAAGTGATGCTTAGCCGTGGGTGAAGCGTTACCTTGTATAGCGAAACACACGACAAGTTGTGTTTTAAAAAGCAAAATGAGTGCTTCTCGTGAAAAAAATGTATTTTTGCTGTCTAAATTTTTGAAAACATCATGAAAGCATACGTATTTCCTGGCCAAGGAGCTCAATTTACCGGAATGGGTAAAGATTTATATGAAAGCTCAGCCGAAGCTAAAGAATTATTTGAAAAAGCTAACGAAATTCTAGGTTTTAGAATTACTGATATTATGTTTGAAGGTTCTGCCGAAGAATTAAAAGAGACAAAAGTTACACAACCTGCTGTTTTTTTACACTCGGTTATTTTATTTAAAACCTTAAACGCTACTCCGGATATGGTTGCTGGTCATTCTTTAGGTGAATTTTCTGCTTTGGTAGCCAATGGTGCATTGTCTTTTGAAGACGGATTAAAATTGGTTTCTCAAAGAGCTATGGCCATGCAAAAAGCTTGTGAAATTACACCTTCGACTATGGCGGCTGTTTTAAACTTAGATGACAAAATTGTTGAAGATATTTGTGCACAAATTGATGGTGTTGTAGTTGCTGCCAATTATAACTGTCCGGGACAATTAGTAATTTCTGGCGAATACAAAGCGGTGGAAGCTGCATGTGAAAAAATGAAAGAAGCAGGTGCAAAGCGTGCCTTAATTTTACCTGTTGGTGGAGCTTTCCACTCTCCTATGATGGAACCAGCTAGAGAAGAATTAGCAGCAGCTATCGAAGCAACTACTTTCTCAACTCCAAGTTGTCCAGTTTATCAAAATGTTACAGCTAGTGCTATTTCTGATGCAAGTGAAATTAAGAAAAACCTAATTGCTCAATTAACTGGAGCGGTTAGATGGACACAATCTGTTAACCAAATGATTGCTGATGGAGCTACTAGTTTTACGGAAGTTGGTCCAGGAAAAGTATTAGTTGGTTTGGTAAACAAAATCAATAAAGAAGTAGAAACAATATCTGCATAAAACTTTAAAAACTCCGAAATTCAATCGGAGTTTTTTATTTAACTTTATTTAAAAGTTTTAAAATATGTCATTTAAACATTTCGCAGCGATTCTTTTCTTTGTAGCATTCCAAGTGGTAACTGCACAAACCATTTACAAGGACAGTGTTTTTTCTAAAGTTACTAAAACTACGTACACTTATGGCAAAGTAGAAAACGAATCACTTCAGTTTGATTATTATAAAGCGGACAATTCTCAGAAAAATTTACCATTAGTAATATTTGTACATGGTGGCGGATTTTCAGGCGGAACAAGAAATGATTACTATACTATGGCATTTGCCAACAAACTTGCGCAACGTGGTTATGCTGTTGCTTCTGTTTCGTATCGATTAACGATGAAAGACATTGGTTTTGGTTGCGATGTGGAAGCCACTAAAAAAATAGAAGCTTTTAATTCGGCTTCGCACGATGTGAGTTTAGCGATAAGATATATTCTCGACAACAATAAAAAATTCAACATCGACTCTAACAAAATAATTCTCGCAGGTTCAAGCGCTGGTGCTGAAACGGTTTTGAATATGGTTTATGTGTATGACAACAACATGCTACCTACTAACTTTAAATATGCTGGGGTAATAAGTATGGCTGGAGCTTTATCAACGTTAGACAAAATAAACTACAACAACGCAATTCCTACACAACTTTTTCACGGAACTGCTGATAATTTGGTTCCTTATAATTTTGCGCCCCATCGTTTTTGTAATGCAAATGACAAAGGCTACATCATGTTATATGGCTCCGAGTCAATTGCTGAACATTTAAAAAATTTAGAAACGCCTTATTATTTTCATACTATAAAAGGTGGTTCTCATGATTGGTCGTATTTACCTATGACGACTTATTTCGAAGAAATCATTGATTTTTATATCACGATGTCGTTCATGTAACTACTACAAGACAAACAAACCGAACTACAAACAATTAATTCACAAGGTAATTAGACCCTAAATAGCTTCGGCATTTTTTTAGTTATCTTTGTAAAAAGAAATTCCCTTTATGAATTTGGATTTACGAACAGTAAGCGTCATTCGATACATTACGCCACTACGCGAAGGTGGTTCGCTTCCTGCGTTGGCCGAAGCTGATGACGATTTTAAATATGTAATTAAATTTAGAGGTGCCGGTCACGGTGTTAAAGCATTAATTGCTGAATATTTAGGAGGTCAAATTGCGAGCTATTTAGGTTTGCCGGTTCCTGAATTGGTTTATGTTACTTTAGACGAAGCGTTTGGAAGAACTGAAGCCGATGAAGAAATTCAAGATTTACTGAAGTTTAGCGAAGGTTTAAATTTAGGACTTCATTATTTATCGGGCGCGTTGACATTTGATGCAGCCGTGAATGATTGCGATGCGCTTTTAGCGTCAAAAATTGTGTGGCTCGATGCTTTTATTACCAATGTTGATCGAACGTTTAAAAATACAAACTTGTTGATTTGGAAAAAAGAATTATGGCTGATTGATCATGGTGCTTCATTCTATTTTCATCATTCATGGAACAATTGGGAAACAACTGCCGTTACTCCGTTTGCATTAATCAAAGATCATGTTTTGTTGCCCAAAGCAAGTAAACTAGAAGAAGCACATGCTGAATTTAGTTCCAAACTGAATCCTTCGATTTTAAAAGAAATTGTAGATCGAATTCCAGAAGAATGGTTGCAATGGGATGAAACCGATTTATCGGCAGACGAAATCAAATTGGTTTACTTAAAATTCTTATCCCTTCGATTAGAAAATGCTTCAACTTTTTTAAAACAAGCTCAAGATGCACGAAAAACACTTATATGATTACGCTGTCATTCGTGTAGTACCAAGAGTAGAACGCGAAGAATTTATAAACATTGGTTTGATGTTGTTTTGCAAACGCCAAAAGTATTTGCGCATTCAATACCAAATTCCGACAGAGAAAATAACACTATTTTGTCCAGAATTTGATGTGGAACAATTAGCAATAAACTTGGCTGCCTATACCAAAATTTGTTCGGGCAAAAAAGAAGGCGGACCAATTGCTGAATTTGAATTAGCTGAACGTTTTAGATGGCTAACCGCTATAAAAAGTTCTAGTATTCAAACCTCAAGACCACATTCTGGATTTAGCAAAGACTTAGACAAAACTTTTGACGAACTATACTACGAACTTGTTTTATAAGGAATTGTTTGTAATTTATCTCATTTTTTTTGTAACTTGAAGCTTATATAATTATAAAACTATTTTAATATGAAAAAAGTATTTTTAAGTTTTGCTTTCTTAGCAATTTTATCATTGGCGTCATGTAAAGAAGAAACCAAAGACAAAGTGGAAGAAGCTACTGAAGCTGTTGCAACTGATATAGAAACTGCTACTGAAAACGCGGTTGAAGCAATTGATTCTACAGCTCAAAAAGTTGGTGAAGAAGTAAAAGAAGAAGTAGAATATATGGATGAAAGAGTTGATTAATTCTTTATCTTAATAAAATAAAAAACTCCAATTTTAAATTGGAGTTTTTTTATAAATCTATTTTTTAATTTTTTGTTCCCATTTCCAAGCGCTTGCTAAAGCTTCTTCTAAAGAAGATTTGGCTTTCCAACCTAAAACATTGTTGGCTTTATCGGTATTAGCATACGCTTCTGTAACATCGCCTTCTCTTCTACCTACAATTTTATAGGGTAATTTTTGATTGGAAACTTTTTCAAAAGCATATATCACTTCTAAAACAGAACTTCCGGTTCCAGTTCCAATATTAAACGTTTCTACTTTGTCCAAATTTTTATTTTCCAAAAGTCGCTGTAAAGCTACAACATGTGCTTTTGCTAAATCAACAACATGAATGTAATCACGTATCGCTGTTCCATCAGGCGTTGGATAATCGTTACCAAAAACGGATAATTCTTTTCGTAAACCAACAGCTGTTTGTGTTATAAATGGCACTAAGTTTTGTGGAACTCCTAGAGGTAATTCTCCTATTTCAGCTGAAGGATGTGAACCAATTGGATTAAAATAACGTAATAAAATAGCATTGATATTAGAAACTTTGGCAACATCTAAAATAATTTCTTCACCAATTTGCTTGGTATTCCCATAAGGAGACATGGCCTGTTGAACCGGTGCATTTTCAGTAATTGGCATGGTTTCAGCTTGACCGTAAACTGTGCATGACGAACTGAAAATAAAATTGGCCTTTGCCTTAGCTTGTAATTCTTGTAAAATATAAACTAAAGCATTGATGTTATTTTCGTAATACAACAACGGATTTTCAACACTTTCGCCAACCGCTTTACTCGCTGCAAAATGAATTACACCATCAATATCTTGATGCTTTACAAAAAAATCTTGAACCGATTTTTTATCGCGTAAATCTATATTCTCAAAAAGTGGTTTTTTGTTTGTGATTCTTTCAATTCCGTCTAAAACTTCAATAGATGAATTTGATAAATTATCTACAATAACAACTTCAAATCCTTCATTTTGTAATTCTACAACCGTATGCGAACCAATAAAACCTAAACCGCCTGTAACTAGTATCTTCATATTTTAGTTTTCAGTTGCAGTCGCAGTAAACAGTAACTGAGACTGAATACTGAGACTGAACACTATTATACGTATTCTAAAACCGAA from Flavobacterium haoranii encodes:
- a CDS encoding pirin family protein; amino-acid sequence: MKNAVLHKADSRGIADHGWLKSFHTFSFANYYNPDRVNFGVLRVLNDDTVSSGMGFGTHPHENMEIISIPLEGDLEHKDSMGNTTVIKHGDIQVMSAGTGVMHSEYNKNKDSLVKFLQIWVFPNKRNVTPRYDQITLNVEDRHNKLQQILSPNADDTGVWIHQNAWFHMGNFDKGFTTDYKIHDTKNGLYVFVLKGNVTVGEQNLETRDGYGIWDFDSVKITADSDAELLLMEVPMY
- a CDS encoding YceI family protein, whose amino-acid sequence is MAKTNWTIDTTHSKVGFKVKHMMFTNVSGKFNTYGGSFETEDDDFTNASIVFTADTNSIDTANVDRDNHLKSADFFDAEQFPKLTFKVTSFAPKGDDYEVTGDLTIKDVTKSVSFPAEFSGLMKDPWGNTKAGLNVYGKINRKEFGLNWNAALETGGVLVGEDVKLEVELQLLKQ
- the fabD gene encoding ACP S-malonyltransferase, coding for MKAYVFPGQGAQFTGMGKDLYESSAEAKELFEKANEILGFRITDIMFEGSAEELKETKVTQPAVFLHSVILFKTLNATPDMVAGHSLGEFSALVANGALSFEDGLKLVSQRAMAMQKACEITPSTMAAVLNLDDKIVEDICAQIDGVVVAANYNCPGQLVISGEYKAVEAACEKMKEAGAKRALILPVGGAFHSPMMEPAREELAAAIEATTFSTPSCPVYQNVTASAISDASEIKKNLIAQLTGAVRWTQSVNQMIADGATSFTEVGPGKVLVGLVNKINKEVETISA
- a CDS encoding carboxylesterase family protein; the encoded protein is MSFKHFAAILFFVAFQVVTAQTIYKDSVFSKVTKTTYTYGKVENESLQFDYYKADNSQKNLPLVIFVHGGGFSGGTRNDYYTMAFANKLAQRGYAVASVSYRLTMKDIGFGCDVEATKKIEAFNSASHDVSLAIRYILDNNKKFNIDSNKIILAGSSAGAETVLNMVYVYDNNMLPTNFKYAGVISMAGALSTLDKINYNNAIPTQLFHGTADNLVPYNFAPHRFCNANDKGYIMLYGSESIAEHLKNLETPYYFHTIKGGSHDWSYLPMTTYFEEIIDFYITMSFM
- a CDS encoding HipA family kinase; translated protein: MNLDLRTVSVIRYITPLREGGSLPALAEADDDFKYVIKFRGAGHGVKALIAEYLGGQIASYLGLPVPELVYVTLDEAFGRTEADEEIQDLLKFSEGLNLGLHYLSGALTFDAAVNDCDALLASKIVWLDAFITNVDRTFKNTNLLIWKKELWLIDHGASFYFHHSWNNWETTAVTPFALIKDHVLLPKASKLEEAHAEFSSKLNPSILKEIVDRIPEEWLQWDETDLSADEIKLVYLKFLSLRLENASTFLKQAQDARKTLI
- a CDS encoding DUF3037 domain-containing protein, with protein sequence MHEKHLYDYAVIRVVPRVEREEFINIGLMLFCKRQKYLRIQYQIPTEKITLFCPEFDVEQLAINLAAYTKICSGKKEGGPIAEFELAERFRWLTAIKSSSIQTSRPHSGFSKDLDKTFDELYYELVL
- the galE gene encoding UDP-glucose 4-epimerase GalE, yielding MKILVTGGLGFIGSHTVVELQNEGFEVVIVDNLSNSSIEVLDGIERITNKKPLFENIDLRDKKSVQDFFVKHQDIDGVIHFAASKAVGESVENPLLYYENNINALVYILQELQAKAKANFIFSSSCTVYGQAETMPITENAPVQQAMSPYGNTKQIGEEIILDVAKVSNINAILLRYFNPIGSHPSAEIGELPLGVPQNLVPFITQTAVGLRKELSVFGNDYPTPDGTAIRDYIHVVDLAKAHVVALQRLLENKNLDKVETFNIGTGTGSSVLEVIYAFEKVSNQKLPYKIVGRREGDVTEAYANTDKANNVLGWKAKSSLEEALASAWKWEQKIKK